Proteins encoded together in one Paenibacillus sp. J23TS9 window:
- a CDS encoding MDR family MFS transporter — protein sequence MNPGVNHPQRKFILIGILVSTFLSAIEGTVTGPAGPAIISSFGGMKLLSWIFTAFLLTMAVSTPVFGKISDLYGRKPVFQIGSLLFVIGSLLCSFSQNMEQLIIFRAIQGIGAGAIVPVTFTIIGDVYRIEERAKIQGMISSVWGISSLIGPLVGGYFVDYLNWRWIFGFNVPFGFISMWLIARYFHESREKREKTQIDVAGAATFTIGMTALLFALATGGQYFSWSSPMLIGCFILAVVLLVAFIFIENRAAEPMLPLKLFRIRDISVSTVASILTSALLIGLTTYTPLWIQGVMGKNATMSGLTMAPMSIGWLFGSVFGSRLILTAGSRKTTVIGLAGIVIGAAGLAFITGSTPHYILLIYTFIYGVGFGYSTTVFTIIAQSSVGYSLRGASTALNTFVRSLGQTIGVAVFGTFINLSIANRIARQPGLEDVKQEEVNQLLTPEGSASMPQELWNQLKQILEGSIHSLYVVMAVIAVISLISVLALRNTVPASEEEELAEKA from the coding sequence GTGAATCCTGGTGTTAATCATCCTCAGCGCAAATTTATTCTGATCGGAATTTTGGTTTCAACCTTCCTGTCGGCTATCGAAGGAACGGTAACGGGTCCGGCTGGACCCGCGATCATCAGCAGCTTTGGAGGTATGAAGCTGCTGAGCTGGATTTTTACGGCATTTTTGCTGACCATGGCTGTTTCAACCCCGGTTTTCGGGAAAATCAGCGATTTATATGGCCGTAAGCCAGTATTTCAGATCGGTTCGCTGCTGTTCGTGATTGGCTCGCTGCTATGCAGCTTTTCGCAGAACATGGAGCAGTTAATTATATTTCGGGCCATTCAGGGGATTGGCGCAGGTGCCATCGTGCCGGTGACCTTTACGATCATCGGAGATGTATACCGAATTGAGGAACGTGCCAAAATCCAGGGCATGATCAGCTCGGTATGGGGGATTTCCTCGCTGATCGGACCGCTGGTTGGCGGTTATTTTGTTGACTATCTGAACTGGCGCTGGATTTTTGGCTTTAATGTTCCGTTTGGCTTCATCTCCATGTGGCTTATTGCCCGCTATTTTCATGAAAGCCGTGAGAAACGGGAGAAAACACAAATCGATGTGGCCGGAGCGGCGACTTTCACGATTGGTATGACGGCGCTGCTGTTTGCCTTGGCAACAGGCGGACAATATTTCAGCTGGAGCTCACCGATGCTGATCGGCTGCTTCATTCTGGCGGTCGTGCTTCTGGTTGCTTTTATCTTCATCGAGAACCGTGCTGCTGAGCCGATGCTGCCTCTGAAACTATTTCGCATCCGCGACATCTCGGTGTCGACAGTGGCAAGCATTCTGACCAGCGCCCTGCTGATCGGTCTGACCACGTATACGCCGCTTTGGATTCAGGGAGTCATGGGCAAAAATGCGACGATGTCCGGCCTGACGATGGCACCGATGTCGATCGGATGGCTTTTCGGCTCTGTGTTCGGAAGCCGGCTTATCCTGACTGCGGGTTCCCGTAAGACCACCGTAATCGGACTTGCCGGTATAGTGATCGGCGCTGCCGGGCTCGCCTTTATTACGGGCTCGACGCCGCATTATATTCTGCTGATCTATACCTTTATCTACGGAGTGGGATTTGGTTATTCGACGACCGTGTTCACGATCATCGCCCAATCCTCCGTCGGCTATTCACTGAGAGGAGCTTCTACGGCGCTCAATACCTTTGTGCGTTCCTTGGGCCAGACGATCGGTGTTGCCGTGTTCGGAACCTTCATCAACCTCAGCATTGCGAACCGGATTGCCCGTCAGCCGGGGCTTGAGGATGTAAAGCAGGAGGAAGTGAACCAGCTGTTGACCCCGGAAGGAAGCGCCAGCATGCCGCAGGAGCTGTGGAACCAGCTGAAGCAGATTCTGGAGGGAAGCATTCATTCGTTATATGTGGTGATGGCAGTCATCGCGGTCATCAGCCTCATTTCTGTCTTGGCGCTGCGTAATACAGTGCCTGCGTCCGAAGAAGAGGAACTGGCAGAAAAGGCTTAG
- a CDS encoding ABC transporter ATP-binding protein, producing the protein MQKVSIKCSNLSYYYDDEREPALQGLSLTIPEGEWTAVIGPGGSGKSTLCQLLSGYLPRSGGGTREGNLEMAGLDPAMAEIADIAQLCGLVFQDPDAQLVQGTPQDEAAFGPENLRVPPPEIERRVEEVLAAVNLEERRHSPVRELSGGQRQRTAIAAVLALRPRIVVFDDASASLDPAAQEQFVQLCRKLHEEGRTLITASGRFDDAARSAGRVIVLDGGRVLLDGPPLELLRTSRDRLAQLGLLPPWEGAVLPAGPRHKADPPAPAASAHMTPPRAAADSGSLLKVDRLSYAYAGGSPALHEVSFSMKPGEWGIITGENGSGKTTLTRLLMGLLPVPPGAVYWEDKDMAAWRVQQRAERIGYVFQQPEHQFVAHTVWDELVYGLGRKNGRVKVLDSGEREAAEALLQTAGLGERRTVSPYLLSQGEKKLLSIIGQFIHPKALYILDEPTSGIDYGAAAKVLQLCREKTAAGSAVLMITHDPALVEGEAAFMLKLHLRAAADYMRLEKKEYFRP; encoded by the coding sequence ATGCAAAAGGTATCCATTAAATGTTCAAATCTATCATATTATTACGATGACGAGCGGGAACCGGCGCTGCAAGGGCTGTCACTGACCATTCCGGAAGGGGAATGGACGGCGGTTATCGGCCCGGGCGGCAGCGGCAAATCCACGTTGTGCCAGCTGCTGAGCGGATATTTGCCGCGAAGCGGCGGTGGCACAAGAGAAGGTAACCTTGAAATGGCCGGGCTTGATCCGGCCATGGCTGAAATTGCGGACATTGCGCAGCTATGCGGGCTTGTCTTCCAGGACCCTGATGCCCAGCTGGTACAGGGGACACCCCAGGATGAAGCGGCCTTTGGCCCGGAGAATCTGCGGGTGCCTCCGCCGGAGATCGAGCGGCGGGTAGAGGAGGTGCTGGCGGCGGTGAATCTGGAAGAACGCCGCCATTCCCCGGTGCGCGAGCTGTCCGGCGGACAGCGCCAGCGCACGGCCATCGCCGCGGTTCTGGCGCTGCGCCCCCGCATCGTCGTGTTCGACGATGCGTCGGCAAGCCTTGATCCCGCGGCGCAGGAGCAGTTCGTGCAGCTTTGCCGCAAGCTGCACGAGGAGGGCCGGACGCTGATTACCGCGTCCGGCCGGTTCGACGATGCCGCGCGCTCCGCAGGGCGCGTCATCGTCCTGGATGGCGGCCGTGTCCTATTGGACGGGCCGCCGCTGGAACTGCTGCGCACGAGCCGGGACCGGCTTGCGCAGCTTGGGCTGCTGCCCCCATGGGAGGGGGCAGTCCTTCCTGCGGGTCCCCGCCACAAGGCGGACCCGCCTGCGCCGGCGGCGTCTGCACATATGACGCCGCCCCGGGCTGCCGCTGATTCCGGCAGCCTCCTCAAGGTCGACCGGCTGAGCTATGCCTATGCCGGCGGTTCACCGGCGCTTCACGAAGTCAGCTTCTCCATGAAGCCGGGCGAGTGGGGCATCATTACCGGTGAGAACGGCTCAGGCAAAACAACGCTGACCCGTCTTTTGATGGGACTGCTTCCGGTGCCGCCGGGAGCAGTTTATTGGGAAGACAAGGATATGGCCGCATGGCGTGTCCAGCAGCGGGCGGAAAGAATCGGTTATGTTTTTCAGCAGCCGGAGCATCAATTCGTCGCCCATACGGTGTGGGATGAGCTGGTGTATGGTCTCGGACGGAAGAATGGCCGCGTTAAAGTGCTGGATTCCGGGGAGCGCGAAGCAGCGGAAGCACTGCTTCAGACCGCAGGGCTCGGGGAACGGCGTACCGTATCTCCATACCTGCTCAGCCAGGGGGAGAAGAAGCTGCTCAGCATCATCGGCCAATTTATTCATCCGAAGGCGCTCTATATTTTGGATGAGCCGACCTCCGGCATTGATTACGGCGCAGCAGCCAAGGTCCTGCAGCTCTGCCGCGAGAAGACGGCGGCGGGTTCGGCTGTACTGATGATCACACATGATCCCGCCTTGGTAGAAGGTGAAGCAGCATTTATGCTGAAGCTTCATCTCCGGGCGGCGGCTGATTACATGAGACTTGAGAAAAAGGAATACTTCCGCCCTTAA
- a CDS encoding ECF transporter S component translates to METSSQSKRRYPTFTTLDIVLMAMLATANAVMTFYLSYINKMLNSLGGPVATSTIVGLYMVYGLLAYYIIRKPGTAAITYGIGGAIQCFVGNTYGIAAAIVAALCYMVVAEAVFALARYKRWGTGMMMLAGGVMVPLWFLCAANMFGYTAWSGQVLALTLVMRLLSGIVLCGLLTKVLGDMLQRSGLLRRFAIGGKRAEHAKGIH, encoded by the coding sequence ATGGAAACCTCATCACAATCTAAGAGACGTTACCCTACCTTCACCACACTGGATATTGTGCTTATGGCTATGCTGGCTACAGCCAATGCTGTCATGACTTTTTATTTGTCCTATATCAATAAAATGCTGAACAGCCTGGGCGGCCCTGTAGCAACATCAACCATCGTCGGTTTGTACATGGTATACGGCCTGCTCGCATATTACATTATACGCAAGCCCGGTACGGCAGCCATTACATATGGAATCGGCGGAGCCATCCAGTGCTTTGTAGGGAATACTTATGGGATTGCCGCCGCGATCGTGGCGGCGCTGTGCTACATGGTTGTGGCGGAAGCTGTATTCGCGCTTGCACGCTATAAACGCTGGGGCACGGGCATGATGATGCTCGCCGGAGGAGTCATGGTTCCTTTGTGGTTCCTGTGCGCAGCCAATATGTTTGGTTATACGGCGTGGAGCGGGCAGGTGCTTGCCCTTACGCTGGTCATGCGTCTCTTAAGCGGTATCGTACTTTGCGGTTTACTGACCAAGGTGCTCGGAGACATGCTGCAGCGAAGCGGACTCCTGCGGCGGTTTGCCATTGGAGGAAAGAGAGCAGAGCATGCAAAAGGTATCCATTAA
- a CDS encoding energy-coupling factor transporter transmembrane protein EcfT: MIIAYQQGTSQLHRTDPLSKLVLLFCIALLTMRLQSSLGQALLLGIVLLMARWAGRMPWKKQAKALALLAGFAVPYFLVTLLTVPGEHVMMQWGPMRLTQEAFDTAGSVTLRMFTVFLSSYVFMFTTDPRDMVISLTRRLRIPYRFAFGLSMALTFLPLLEEEGKSISAAHQVRGHGKAAGIRGRVEWWRTFTSAVMHNAVRRIQQTAGAMEAKGFGAFPDRTFLRESMPIRKGQWLAWIAVLLTAGMWWYIHIVNL, translated from the coding sequence ATGATCATTGCCTATCAACAAGGAACATCACAACTGCATCGCACGGACCCGCTTAGCAAGCTGGTATTGCTGTTTTGCATTGCGCTGCTGACCATGAGGCTGCAATCCTCGCTGGGCCAGGCGCTGCTGCTGGGAATCGTTTTGCTGATGGCCCGCTGGGCCGGCAGAATGCCATGGAAAAAACAGGCGAAAGCACTTGCTTTACTGGCGGGCTTCGCAGTTCCTTATTTTCTGGTGACCCTGTTAACTGTGCCGGGTGAGCATGTGATGATGCAATGGGGGCCAATGCGTCTGACACAGGAAGCCTTCGATACGGCCGGCTCGGTCACGCTCCGTATGTTCACCGTGTTTTTATCCTCATACGTATTTATGTTCACGACGGATCCGCGTGATATGGTGATATCGTTAACTAGACGGCTGCGGATTCCTTACCGCTTCGCTTTTGGTTTGTCGATGGCGCTGACGTTTCTCCCGCTGCTTGAAGAGGAAGGCAAAAGCATTTCTGCAGCCCATCAGGTAAGAGGCCATGGGAAGGCCGCCGGCATCCGGGGCAGAGTGGAGTGGTGGCGAACTTTCACATCGGCAGTGATGCATAATGCGGTAAGAAGGATTCAACAGACTGCGGGTGCGATGGAAGCCAAAGGCTTCGGGGCCTTTCCGGATCGGACGTTTTTACGGGAAAGCATGCCTATACGAAAAGGCCAATGGCTTGCATGGATCGCTGTATTGTTAACTGCAGGAATGTGGTGGTATATCCATATTGTTAACCTTTAA
- a CDS encoding GNAT family N-acetyltransferase — translation MPYKCGGEIPRLAGDRVKLRPLALNDALLMFECWSDPEVRLYSDLPEMQDAAAAAEMIQILNSLSLTEEGLRWGIEAEDGTLIGSCGMNWWQLEGAYRGEIGCELARPYWGKGYMREAVKVILGYSFDMMGLNRLEALTDPRNVRAGRLFESLGFKLEGMLRQYRHTDSGFVDANLHALLRDEWEASDRS, via the coding sequence ATGCCGTACAAATGCGGAGGAGAGATTCCGAGGCTTGCGGGAGACCGCGTTAAGCTGCGCCCCCTAGCTTTGAATGATGCGTTGCTCATGTTCGAATGCTGGTCCGACCCTGAAGTGCGCCTCTATTCGGATCTTCCCGAGATGCAGGATGCGGCCGCGGCAGCTGAAATGATCCAGATTCTTAATAGTCTGTCCCTGACCGAAGAGGGTCTCAGATGGGGCATTGAAGCAGAGGACGGCACGCTGATCGGCAGCTGTGGCATGAACTGGTGGCAGTTGGAGGGAGCTTACCGTGGGGAGATTGGCTGCGAACTGGCCCGGCCATACTGGGGAAAGGGATATATGCGCGAAGCGGTGAAGGTTATCCTTGGCTATTCTTTTGACATGATGGGGCTAAACCGTCTTGAAGCGCTGACCGATCCCCGCAATGTACGTGCCGGCCGGCTCTTTGAATCCCTCGGTTTTAAGCTGGAAGGAATGCTGAGACAATATAGGCATACGGACAGCGGTTTCGTAGATGCCAACCTGCATGCGCTGCTGCGTGATGAATGGGAAGCTTCTGACAGATCATGA
- a CDS encoding disulfide oxidoreductase, with translation MEGNRFLASIRPYALYMAWIVSIVAVGGSLYLSEIMHYEPCKLCWLQRIFMYPQVILLGIASYKNDRKIIPYAMTLSIIGGFISIYHYAEQKIPALAKALPCTVGIPCDFDYLNWFGFITIPLLALIAFILIVCLLIAGRETVEEVQEA, from the coding sequence ATGGAAGGCAATCGTTTCTTGGCGTCTATTCGCCCGTATGCCCTATACATGGCATGGATTGTATCCATCGTGGCTGTGGGCGGAAGCTTGTACTTAAGCGAAATCATGCATTATGAGCCCTGCAAGCTGTGCTGGCTTCAGCGGATTTTTATGTATCCGCAGGTTATCCTGCTGGGGATCGCAAGCTACAAGAACGACCGAAAAATCATTCCCTACGCCATGACACTCAGTATTATTGGGGGCTTCATCTCCATTTATCATTATGCAGAGCAGAAAATACCGGCTCTTGCCAAGGCACTTCCATGTACGGTTGGCATACCCTGCGACTTTGATTACCTGAATTGGTTCGGATTCATTACGATCCCGCTTTTGGCACTGATTGCTTTCATACTTATTGTTTGTCTGCTCATCGCCGGACGCGAAACAGTGGAGGAAGTTCAAGAAGCATAA
- a CDS encoding thioredoxin domain-containing protein, producing the protein MKTKKKPVNKAAQMKAQREQQEKRMKRVIWITAACIVVLVVLLLVIKPNSAKGDFDYSALPVMGNPDAPVKIVEMGDYKCPSCQYFTQEISPQLQKDYIDTGKVALYFMNYLIISPDADSNTAALAAQSVFHQNKDEFWKYYDAIYKNQGDESTEWATPDFLVNLAKTENINVDYDKLRKDIDEGTYQKEVDSHNETAKSLHVMSTPTLFVNGEKAPEKASMDYTELKPYIEKKLADQNTK; encoded by the coding sequence ATGAAAACGAAGAAAAAGCCGGTGAATAAGGCGGCACAGATGAAAGCCCAGCGGGAACAGCAGGAAAAGCGCATGAAGAGGGTCATTTGGATCACGGCTGCATGCATTGTGGTGCTTGTTGTGCTGCTGCTGGTTATTAAGCCCAATTCGGCCAAGGGAGACTTTGACTACAGCGCACTGCCTGTGATGGGCAATCCGGACGCACCGGTCAAAATTGTGGAGATGGGCGATTACAAATGTCCAAGCTGCCAGTACTTTACGCAGGAAATTTCTCCGCAGCTGCAGAAGGATTACATTGATACGGGTAAGGTTGCCCTGTATTTCATGAATTATCTCATTATCAGTCCGGACGCGGATTCCAATACCGCTGCTCTGGCTGCGCAATCCGTGTTCCATCAGAACAAGGATGAGTTCTGGAAGTATTATGATGCGATCTACAAAAATCAGGGTGATGAGAGCACCGAGTGGGCAACACCGGATTTCCTGGTCAATCTCGCCAAAACTGAAAATATCAACGTCGATTATGACAAGCTTCGCAAGGATATCGATGAAGGAACCTATCAAAAAGAAGTCGACAGCCACAACGAAACAGCGAAAAGCCTGCATGTCATGAGCACGCCGACCTTGTTCGTCAATGGGGAGAAGGCTCCGGAAAAGGCCTCCATGGACTACACCGAGTTGAAGCCGTACATTGAGAAAAAATTGGCTGATCAAAATACAAAGTAA
- a CDS encoding alpha/beta hydrolase codes for MDWWIPVLIVAAAALAAAGITQYAFVQMTQMKGLNHQQTFEALERAGARLREFYEPLPKEEVQITSHDALRLNGVVVKAKQTSAKWMILVHGYTTSLPASIPFMEMFLEEDFNLLLIDQRRHGKSEGKYTTYGYHEKHDVAAWLGYITSTYGHNCIIGLHGVSLGGGTILEYLSLPDPVVKFVIADCPYSDLTRLMHHQIQRLNHLPAALFLPLVNAKMRRKAGFMLEQVSPIRSVKGSSIPAMFIHGTGDHYIPPEMSEDLYEAKSGLKQLLLIEGAAHGFAIDTNPGLYKQSVKEFMREALSCRSSPVNSIEPIPERLWQEEAEFVGLSLTEAPNT; via the coding sequence ATGGATTGGTGGATTCCCGTCCTTATTGTGGCGGCTGCCGCGCTTGCGGCCGCAGGTATTACCCAATACGCTTTCGTACAAATGACGCAAATGAAGGGCTTAAACCACCAGCAGACCTTTGAAGCGCTGGAACGGGCAGGAGCCCGCCTTCGGGAATTCTATGAACCGCTGCCGAAAGAAGAAGTGCAGATTACGAGCCATGATGCTCTTCGTCTGAACGGAGTTGTGGTCAAGGCAAAACAGACCTCGGCAAAATGGATGATCCTCGTGCATGGATATACCACTTCTCTGCCCGCATCGATCCCCTTCATGGAAATGTTCCTTGAGGAAGACTTTAATCTGCTGCTGATTGATCAGCGCCGTCACGGGAAAAGCGAAGGCAAGTATACAACTTACGGCTATCATGAAAAGCATGATGTAGCAGCATGGCTCGGATATATAACCAGCACCTACGGCCATAACTGCATTATCGGACTGCACGGGGTTTCCCTTGGCGGTGGCACGATACTGGAATATTTGTCACTTCCCGATCCCGTGGTTAAATTTGTTATAGCTGATTGTCCTTATTCGGATCTGACACGTCTTATGCACCATCAGATACAGCGGCTGAACCATCTTCCGGCAGCTCTTTTCCTTCCATTAGTAAATGCAAAAATGCGCAGGAAAGCAGGTTTTATGCTTGAACAGGTGAGTCCCATCCGCTCTGTAAAAGGCAGCAGCATTCCTGCTATGTTCATACACGGCACGGGGGATCATTATATCCCGCCAGAAATGAGTGAGGATCTATACGAGGCCAAATCCGGCCTTAAGCAGCTGCTATTGATCGAAGGGGCAGCCCATGGCTTTGCCATTGACACCAATCCCGGTCTGTATAAGCAATCGGTAAAGGAGTTTATGCGAGAAGCCCTTTCTTGCCGGAGCAGCCCTGTAAATTCGATTGAGCCTATCCCCGAGCGGTTATGGCAGGAAGAGGCAGAGTTTGTCGGTCTCAGCCTGACGGAGGCGCCCAATACTTAG
- a CDS encoding GAF domain-containing protein codes for MFQALPYEGNRGEQFTTVLEQLKSLIHDEPSSIANLANASALLNSFLPDINWVGFYLYDGHELVLGPFQGLPACIRIPMSRGVCGTAAAERRTLVVDDVHDFPGHIACDAASNSEIVIPLIKNEQLLGVLDIDSPLKGRFDHDERQFLEQFAQIISEKM; via the coding sequence ATGTTTCAAGCACTTCCTTATGAAGGAAACCGGGGCGAGCAGTTCACAACCGTTCTGGAACAACTGAAATCTCTCATTCACGATGAACCCAGCTCCATCGCCAATCTGGCTAATGCTTCAGCGCTGCTGAACAGCTTCCTGCCGGATATTAACTGGGTCGGCTTTTATCTCTACGACGGACACGAGCTGGTATTGGGTCCTTTTCAAGGCCTTCCTGCCTGTATCCGTATTCCAATGAGCCGCGGCGTGTGCGGTACAGCAGCAGCAGAGCGCAGAACGCTCGTTGTCGATGACGTGCATGATTTTCCAGGACATATTGCCTGTGATGCGGCGTCCAACAGCGAAATCGTCATTCCGCTCATAAAAAATGAGCAGCTGCTCGGTGTGCTCGATATCGATAGTCCGCTTAAGGGACGTTTCGATCATGATGAGCGCCAGTTTCTGGAGCAGTTTGCCCAAATCATCAGTGAAAAAATGTAA
- a CDS encoding TipAS antibiotic-recognition domain-containing protein: MKPEEMDRKLEPVIQRLSEQDVLSPYNDATSDRIHESKEKMQQWTKEDYLNSQQKVDRINQELTEAIRGGESPESPRVQDIIRQHYESMTQYYTPTADVYRGLGELYVEQPEYKKLFDSYHPRLARFLCEAMRFFADHKLK; the protein is encoded by the coding sequence ATGAAACCCGAAGAAATGGACCGTAAGCTGGAGCCAGTCATTCAAAGGTTGTCAGAGCAGGATGTACTGAGCCCATACAACGATGCTACCAGTGACAGAATTCATGAGAGCAAGGAAAAAATGCAGCAGTGGACCAAAGAGGATTATCTGAATTCGCAGCAAAAGGTGGACCGCATTAATCAGGAATTAACGGAAGCGATCAGGGGAGGAGAATCGCCGGAGAGCCCGCGGGTTCAGGATATTATCCGTCAGCACTATGAATCCATGACGCAGTATTATACGCCTACGGCTGATGTATACCGGGGGCTTGGAGAGCTTTATGTCGAGCAGCCCGAATATAAGAAGCTGTTTGATTCGTATCATCCCCGCCTTGCGCGTTTCCTTTGTGAGGCGATGAGGTTCTTTGCTGATCATAAACTGAAATGA
- a CDS encoding DNA mismatch repair protein MutS: protein MDNITMSMLEYDKLKERLLEYAVSYAGRKHIEDLVPGSHLRAIESALLETAEAKALLDKGASVPLPSLEGIEHITSLLHTGYLFSEQDFAAVQIFLHSCSQLRKYMAGKREIAPTVSSYASSMEELPRLKSEIERCIRFGKVDDQASKQLEKVRKKIAVIKERIQKKMSAILSRHGSILQEHLVSVRGGRYVVPVKREYHKQIKGAVLDQSTSGQTVFVEPEEISLLQTELGMLEADEAREEGVVLSMLTGMLEASSNELQLNIDITGNYDFIFAKAKYGRSIGGRSVQLNADGLIRLRGAKHPLMLKTMVPLYLEMGKGYRSLIITGPNTGGKTVALKTLGLLTLMVQSGLLVPVEDGSIFAVFGNVMTAIGDGQSIEQSLSTFSAQIRRLIAMVDAADRSTLLLIDELAAGTDPGEGMSLSIAILEELNGRGAMMMVTTHFNELKGFASRTPGFQNARMEFDVDTLEPMYRLTIGESGQSYAIEIATKLGMPSGIIGRSRHILQSHKPQLAVAMPEIAPELGMRSDEPQEEAEPLDHAGLRHPNSGGKNNDRQSENGKRKNSLKDGMESEPENNPKKARFEIGDAVYVSSVGRVGIIYQEEDAKGMVGVMIQKQKLKINRKRLKPYIEKGNLYPDDYDFDIIFESKENRKKSKLMQRKHVEGLSIIRNPDDN, encoded by the coding sequence ATGGACAACATAACGATGAGCATGCTGGAGTATGACAAATTAAAGGAGAGGCTGCTTGAATACGCAGTATCTTACGCAGGCAGGAAGCATATTGAGGACCTGGTGCCGGGAAGCCACCTGAGGGCCATAGAATCCGCACTTCTGGAAACCGCGGAAGCCAAGGCTCTCCTGGATAAGGGAGCAAGCGTACCGCTGCCTTCACTTGAGGGCATTGAGCATATCACCTCGCTGCTGCATACGGGGTATCTGTTCTCAGAGCAGGATTTCGCGGCCGTGCAGATCTTCTTACACAGCTGCAGCCAGCTTAGAAAGTATATGGCCGGGAAAAGGGAGATTGCACCAACGGTCAGCAGCTACGCATCATCTATGGAGGAGCTGCCGCGCCTGAAGAGTGAGATTGAGCGCTGTATCCGGTTTGGCAAAGTGGATGATCAGGCCAGCAAGCAGCTGGAGAAGGTCCGCAAAAAAATTGCCGTTATCAAGGAGCGGATTCAGAAAAAAATGAGCGCGATCCTGTCGCGGCACGGCTCGATTCTGCAGGAGCATCTGGTCAGTGTGCGCGGCGGACGTTATGTCGTACCGGTGAAGAGGGAATACCACAAGCAAATCAAGGGAGCGGTGCTCGATCAATCGACCAGTGGCCAGACGGTATTTGTCGAGCCGGAGGAAATATCCCTGCTTCAAACGGAGCTCGGCATGCTGGAGGCTGATGAGGCGCGGGAGGAAGGTGTGGTGCTGAGCATGCTGACAGGCATGCTGGAAGCATCAAGTAACGAACTTCAGCTGAACATCGACATTACGGGAAACTATGATTTTATATTTGCCAAAGCCAAATACGGACGCTCCATTGGGGGTAGGTCTGTTCAATTAAACGCTGATGGACTGATCCGGCTCCGCGGTGCGAAGCATCCTCTGATGCTGAAAACGATGGTGCCGCTTTATCTGGAAATGGGGAAAGGTTACCGTTCCCTGATTATTACCGGACCCAATACCGGCGGCAAAACCGTAGCGTTAAAAACGCTCGGGCTGCTGACGCTGATGGTTCAGTCGGGGTTGCTCGTGCCTGTGGAAGACGGGAGCATATTCGCCGTATTCGGCAATGTCATGACAGCGATTGGGGACGGCCAGAGCATAGAGCAGTCGCTCAGCACATTTTCAGCCCAAATCCGCAGATTGATCGCTATGGTGGATGCTGCTGACCGGTCTACGCTGCTTCTTATTGATGAGCTTGCGGCAGGTACGGATCCGGGTGAGGGAATGTCCCTTTCCATCGCAATTCTCGAGGAGCTTAACGGGCGTGGTGCGATGATGATGGTGACGACCCATTTTAACGAGCTGAAGGGCTTTGCTTCCCGCACCCCGGGCTTTCAGAATGCGCGAATGGAATTCGATGTCGACACACTGGAGCCCATGTACCGCTTGACGATCGGCGAATCGGGCCAAAGCTATGCGATTGAAATTGCCACGAAGCTGGGCATGCCTTCCGGAATTATCGGACGGTCACGGCATATTTTGCAGAGTCATAAGCCGCAGCTGGCTGTAGCGATGCCGGAGATTGCTCCTGAACTAGGCATGCGCTCGGATGAACCACAGGAGGAAGCCGAACCGCTGGATCATGCCGGACTAAGACATCCGAATTCCGGAGGGAAGAACAATGATCGCCAATCTGAAAACGGGAAAAGGAAGAATTCTCTGAAAGACGGCATGGAATCTGAGCCAGAGAATAATCCCAAGAAAGCCAGGTTTGAGATTGGAGATGCGGTATATGTCAGCTCCGTGGGCCGGGTTGGCATCATCTATCAAGAGGAAGATGCGAAAGGCATGGTCGGCGTAATGATTCAGAAGCAGAAGCTGAAGATCAACCGGAAACGGCTGAAGCCGTATATTGAAAAAGGGAACCTATATCCTGACGATTACGACTTCGACATTATCTTTGAGAGCAAGGAGAACCGCAAGAAGAGCAAATTGATGCAGCGGAAGCATGTGGAGGGGCTGAGCATCATCCGTAACCCGGACGATAACTAG